CCTgaacgaaagttgaaaaatatttctttcaataggtaggtaacagTTTTACAAAtaaacctatacctacctactgaacgGGCAGATGTAAATTTCCTTAGATTTGTATTGAGCATTCGAGCTATGTATTCTTGTTGCTGTAGTTTTAAGTATTTTCTGAAAGATTCTTTTTTTTAGGTATAGGCACATGAGTGATGTTATCACTCGTTGTCGTTCAGTTGTTCGTGGCTAATTTAGTTCATAATAACTATGTAGAAAGCAGGGCCGTGCACAGGAAATCTGAGCACTGGAGGAAAAAATGCAAGGAAAGTAAAAGAAGCCTTGTTGTTGTGGTAGATAATTGGGTTTAATTTGTTGGCTCTAAATGGGCCTCAAAAAAACTCGGACCCTGGATGAATTCCATCCTaagcttggaaaaaatgttctaatttattcgcatatgatgaaaaaatatcaaaagttatTCAGTCTTTTGAGTTTATGATTTGACTCATTCGTCGACAAataatgcaaatttgaaaaaaaaacctacttacctattctcAAATAGGTAATTCGTATCTTTTatcaatgaaattatttgatcggtgtttttttaaaacatgtcCAACAACTTctaacaaatttcaaatatttttcaactttaaactttttcatttgcaTTGATTGTAGgtgtgtatttttcaatcgaagggcttattttgaattttaaggaAACAAATTATTTAATCCAGTTTCAAAAGCatattttggtacaattttcaGAACGTCTAATAATCGGTCTGTGATGGacgattcgatttttcaatatgaTCAAAGGGATTGCTGACTGAACAATTCTCATGCATGGCAGGCGTAGGTGTATTTTTTTAGGGACTTCAATTTCTGGGAATGGGAAGATTCGATGAAAATTCTGTGGGGTCAGGGATGTACTTAATGAATTCACTAATTCAAAAGTGTCAGTGagaatttaaatcaaaattgaattcctTTACTCTTTGATGCCTTTAAAATAAAGATAGTAAAAAtatatactcgaactgtttttTGTACCATCATTGAATTGTGTCACAATTATGCAtcattcgattttttcgcaacttgaatttttgcaagaatATACTCCATGTTTTTTTGCAAAGGCTGTAGGAGTAGAAAATGTGTtgaacttgacttttttttcgtaactcaataggtaaaggtacatacctattacctaccctaaaaaaaatttgttctactATATCTTGACGCCATTataggtaaacattttttttttaatcaaaattttatttttatttttcataatataaaatatgataaattccttaaaaatgaaattgaaatataaaattatatcGATTGAATTGATGTATTAATTTGTACATTGTTATTTCACATTAATGTGAAAATAAATGCGATCAACAAGAACTAGAAAAAAAGCTAATTCGTACACAAACTTGTTCCAAAagacgaaaatgaaatttgtacagTCTTATCGATAATTTATTTGGTATTCGaagtttttcaacaataattcatCTTACGAAGATTCGTCATACTGCATTGGAGGTTCCGTCTGCGGAGTTTTTCTATGTAAGAAATCCGGAACGTGAACTTTTTTAAGCAAATTAATGACTAGTCTTTCGTAAGGTATCGATGTATCCAAAAAGTTCAGCAGCGAAATATATTGGAAGTATTTGCCAAATACCCTCGGCCCGAGATAATCGTAGAAAACAGCTTTGGCCACTTTCTTGTACGAAAATCGATCGGTTTCTCTTCTGACATATGACTCGGCCTTTTCCTTGAAtgattgactttttttcaaaggtggATTAGAAGGATTAATGCTGTTAATGGCCGAATTAATTCCGCGAACAACGTTCTCGATGAATGACAACGATTCTTTAGATTCGCGGTATTTACTCTTTAAAGCGTGCACTAAACCTTGGTAATCGGTTTGGTTTAAATCGTTCATTTGCGCGAGTAAATTATGaatctgaaatatttcatcgaatatgtagctttattgtaaattttcttaaaaaccTGAAGAGTATTTTGAGGATACTAACCAGTTTCAGTTGTTCGTGATTGCCGATTACCATGTTGGAAATTATGTAATCGATCGTGGCTACAGTGTTGATGGAATAtactctgaaaatttgatcgtAAAGTTAGAAATTGACTTGATTTGACTgcgaaatgattcaaaaatacatacgcGTTGCTCTCCGATAGAATTTCTTCCAGGTATTGCAAACAAGCTCGGGTACCGCCTTTACTCAAGAAAACCGATTTGTAAGCTTCTTGTTTGTGTTTGTCCGATAAAACATTCTCATTTTGATCgtttattttatacaaaatcctgaaaaatgaaatgatcgTTGATTGGcagattttgacagattttggTCCCTTCAAATTTCTCGAACCAGAAAATATGTAGAGGTACTTAcgttttgagtatttttgtttCTTCGAAGCATTTAAATGATCGGATGATGAGGGATTTTTCGTAATCGTAAATCGGAGATTCGTACATGTTCCACAAATAAGTCCATAATTCCGTTTGATTGTAATATTTGGCAACGGTGCAAAATACAGCTTCTCTTACATCGATGCTAATTCTGTAACAAACcgatgaattttaaatgaaagcTATATTTTGATTCGGAGATAAAATGGCTCTGACAGAGTTCTTACTTCGACAAATCATGCTTCTTATTATTGAATTCAACCAAAGCCTTATCCACGCAGTCATTTAATTTCAGATTGCAAGCCAGATACACGAATTCTGGTCGACTGATTTTTACTTCGTAAGAATCCCTTCTACTGCCGTAAAATCCAATAGTGtggtaaatattttgaaacaattccAAAATGTAACTCTGTAAAGAttagtttttgaataaaatactcTTCAAAATGAGCAAATGTTTAGTCCTGATCACCAATGCTACCAAGAGCTATAAAACTTACTCTCAGTGCGATGCTGGCAGAAGTTTGGTCATaagtcaaaattaaatttttgaaaacatttatcGCCGATAACCACGGTAACAggctgttttcatttttcaagtaattcGTCAGGGTGAGAGCCAAATGGAAATCTACTCTTTCATCGATAGCCAGATGAAGAATGTCGTCTACTAATTGAGATCTACTGATGATGTCGATTTCTTCGTGGTTCGAATACAATTGTTGAATTAGTGCTTTCCAGTTGCTCTGGTCGTAATTTACTCGATAATAACCTGTGTATGAGAACGAGCAAGTAAAGATGGAACATTTTACATGGGATCTTGTCTTTGAGCCTATTTTTACACTTCATATTTTCCCCTTCTTCTGCGAGGcctttgaatttaattttttaatctcgTTTTCAATTTGCCTAAATAGTTAGGTATTTTTGTACGAATGccttgaaataggtacataattaagtatgtactttcTTACCTATCTATTTTCTATTTTGCTACACgtgtgtgatttttattttagaatcgATCAAAAACCTAATACAATTGAAATTCCCCTTATGCCTTCCCTTTCTCTCAAAATATGGAAGATAAGATTGGCTTCAAGaccatttttgcattttttgctttCCTCAAAGCTTGAGGAAATAGTACTTTTTTCTTTATGAGCAGAGGCGTGACGAAATGATGTGTCGTGGGAGGGAGAGGGTGTGATCgaagttttctcaaattttatcgTAGACCTCCCCCCTTCTCTCctgtatttttcatgctaattacccagatgtgtttcgagcaaatttTGCAAGGAgcagttgaaaacaaaaatgttgaataattttcaatgttcaaaaacgatgcttttatacccgacaaaaaaatgaattgttctattgcaaaGTTAGTATTGAaatccaaaagaaaaaattcgtaacttttttcgtttttttttcagctttttggctttcgaaagaaaattcgaGAACGAAGCGAAATCaaaagtttcagaaaattttcaatttgttaggtacaaacaaatcattttcaatgCAAGAAGTTTCAACGCCAAAATATCAGGGTTGGGcatctacgcgtagaataggctattctacattttggtgtagaatacgtaaaatttgatgtagaatgcgtaaaatgcgtagaatgcgtagaatgcgcgtagaatgcgtagaatacggtgtagaatgcgtagaatgcaaCAAAATCACCcatttgaaagccaaaaaaattgtttatttaccaaaaatgcacttttgaaaaatgaaagttcaacttttttgttcaggaaatgaaatttgaaatatgaatttgggttttcttcttttgaattATACAAATTGATTATAACAATTAAGAATTTGatttgagaaaagaaatcaatAAGTAGACTTAGGTATGAACTGAACAGAAAAAGTGATAAGACTAGTAATCATAATGCCGAAGCCGAATGAAGCTGTGTTAGGTgagcttaatttcaaaattataaaaactacAGGAAAAGCAGGTGATTTGAAATACGTTGCTGGTTACtattttgttcttgttctttaCCTTACTGTtactatttcgttttttttttagcttattgttcctcttattttgtttttttaacctTACTAttaccatttcatttttttacataccagcattaaaataaatgaaaaatgatgtaaaaaatgaaaaaagtataagtattttgaaaaaataaaaataatctgcATGTTTATTCTACGTcgtattctacgcattctacgcattctacgcattctacattTGTTTCAGGCTATTCTACACGCGCTATTTTACGCGTAGAATGCccatgtattctacatggtgtattctacgGCACAACCCTGGCCAAAATGTTAtgctttttgatgaatttgaataaaatgttgcaatttttctcgTTATTTTGCGCTTTTTTTCACCGGAACCATGCTTGTAGAATGTAGAGTATTGATTTGGTTatgtttcttgaatttctgaagtcaatttttcattcttgaaattttttggaaaattgcacAGTACAAATTGAAACctgcccgagcgaagtgagagcaaaagctttgaaaaatattgatgattcgaaaagtaaaagttgattttcatatcttcaacatttaaaaatttttacaattgttttcaggaaattataatatttttgaaaatggaaattacgCCCGAGCAAAACAAGggcaaaaacgttcaaaaattaatacatatttttttcaaaaatggcacaaatttttttttgatgacaaaaagtcaatttttcaacctttcgACTTTGGTCAGAGAAtagaaaaggaaaatgatctagtTCGACTTCCGAGCGAAAgctgtaaaaattgataattcggaGCGTAAAACATCATTCGCTTGAATCTTGATGCCAAAAGTTGGTTTTATGACTTGAGCATTTTAAGTTTTCAGGAAATGAtggatatttcgaaaaatatgaatGGAACCCGGACGAGGCTAGGGCAAAAGCccttgaaaattcacaattatttatttttttcaggacatactacttatttcattttcaaaaacaaccaaattttggcaaaaataatcaatttttaattcctgAATGTTCGgcgaaaaataggtaatttttttgacatttcagcaGAAGTTAGTTTTTTCTAGCGATTTTGACTGGAATGCAttagaaagattttttttggggggggggggctcaaattaaaagaacatttttttttgaagtgagaagtcaatttttccactttccaaCTGGtgaataaagaaaaagaaaatgatccgaactgagcgaagcaagggcgaatacttttgaaaatttgtgatataAACTTCATGGTTTATGGCAATTCTTTTATTTTCCCTGCTTACACGATTTCTTTCCAACTTTCCtgaatttcccaacttttttctaCTCacccaatttttcccaaaaattcccaaCCTTTCgcctaattttttcttttggggaagtgggggggggggggggttagactTTCCCTTTTGGTGTGTCGCTGTCTATGAGAATGAATAATGAATGTAATCAGCTTACCAGTTGACTGTATATTGCATAAAATCCAGTCACCATTTTCCAATATGTTACCCAATCTTACTTCTTGACGAGGGAATAACCATACTTTGGGAGACGTTTCGTAAAAgtctttgtattttttggtgGTATATGTCAACGGTACTATCCATTCTAATACCTTAGCATTTTCATCGGAACCGTATATTTCCTGaagaatgttatttttttgtcaaattcatgGATATTAAAGAGTACATTTCTGTAGTTATATTTTCAAAGTGATTGCTTACTTGTCTGATTTCTACATCTCCGTGTGTGGTGTTCATCAAAATTAAAGGATATTCGCTCGATTCGGTCCACAACTTCATAAAGTACGAAATGCCTACCGGATAATTATTACGTGTACGTTGGATATCTTTGTCTATTACGTCGTATAATACGTATGGTGTCATCGATATGTTACtgttgctaaaatttaaaattaaaaaaaaaaatccattaatgGAGTGTGTTTGGTAAATGATAAATATACAAATTATGTATAAAATGAGAAAGTAGGTTGTAGATACCACATGCGAAGATATTGGTGGaatgctttttgaaaaactgaaggCGAGACTGTGTGTTCTAACATGGTCAAGATACCAACGCCTGGAAAAATAtgtttcgtaaaaattgataactaaACTTGTCATTTGACATTGACTTGTGAAAAAATAGCGTAGGgttataaataggtaaataagcATCTCTTCCTACCTCTATGAACAGCCAAGTTATCGTAATTTTCCATAATAACCGATGGTTTATTATTCGTGGATGCGGTTCGATAGCTGTACACGTCGGCCATCAACGATTTTTGATACGTGTTGATTAAATAATATTCGGATAATTTATAACTCGATTCAACCTACCGAAATgaactcgatttttattttgaatcatGCAAAGTTTTTAAGCCCCCttcgaatttccaaattttccagtCAACTTACTTCGGTTGCTACTCGGTGCGCCGTGTATGCAATGAGAGCCTCGTTCCACCAGGCATATTCCCATTTTACGTGCCCCAGATATTCGGTGATCAATTTTCTGGCATATTGTCGTGCCATATTCAAAGCCATAGGTTCTTTGTTTCGTAAAGGGTCTTTTTTCGGATAATAAAACGCGGTAGTGCTGGAAGCATCGACGttattatttgtgaaaaaaaattgactaggCCTGCtgacgaattaaataattttatcatcaggaaaaaaatacacttacCCGAATAATTTCAGCTCCCAGTCATCTAATACGAATTCAGCGTTACTAGGAACCATGTAAATTTCGTAATTGTTCTGATCTTCTTTCATTTCAATCTGAGTGAACTGTCTGATGCAATTTATAgtactcttcattttttttgacagagtTTTTTCGGCGTCCGAAGCCATTGGTACGCGTTTTGCTTCCGAtcttagtttttgtttttcagtcaATTGAAGTAAATCGAAATTCGATATCATAAACGTCAAGGCGTAAGttggaattgatttttgagTGCCGAAGGTATCCCACGTGATGTTGTTGTTCTCCGGACTGTAATGgagcaggtttttttttattagtggCCAGTTTAAGGTATGATTTTAGGGACAAGGGTCATGGCTAGCGTAAGCTTACTCAGTTTCGGTTCGGATTAATGGAAGATTGCATAAAGTATCTTGTTCTTCTCGCCTTGCGATGTGCAGGATGAACGGAGATGTGAAATGTGGTTCGTCGAAACATGGAAAcacatttctggcaaaaattggttcaaattgtGTCGTAGCTATCCACctggaaaaatgttttcatggggttattttgaaattatgaatgtTCATTTTCCAACTGAGCACATtatcagctgtttttttttcaatactgcCATTTTTCGAAGGAATTACTGATTGATTTCTGATACCGGGCCTCTGTTCGATTGCACCCCCTCCTCATCATCAAGAATTTTTATCTCGAGGTCGTTGTTTACGTAGTCCTGCATACTAAAATAATAAAGTAAATCCAAATCTGATTTTTTAGTGCATCTGTGAccagtgaaaattttgagactAAATCCACGTTGTCTGATTCTGCCCCATACTGAATGgtaaaatataagaaaaatacattttcgagCTTTGCCTCATTCAATAGTcttatttcaaaacatttcgaTTACCAACTTTCTTTGATGGTGAAAttctttggatatttttttttttggtctgagAATTTaatcgttgaaattgaaattattatcttTTTAAAGAGCAAGATAAAGAGAATTTAAACACGTGTTATCTGTGTGGGCTGAGGGGgtataatacatataatcaTCTTCATCAACGACCAAAATATATTaactttgtttgaaaattttaaaaatcaatttcttacgatcatttgtaaatatttaatccggagtaaaaaataaaactccgTTTATAAtttatagtcattttttttgcttctgaAACGTGACTTCTACCTACCAATAGTTTTGGTTTCCTTCCTACTACTTTGATTCGAGAATTGACGATGTTACCTACATCGTCATGtgcatgtatgtacttattaatACGAATAAtaaagccaactttttaaaGTCAGGAAACTTACTGAGTTTCGTTTTCGATCATGAACGATTTTAGGAAAAATCCGCTATCTCCTTCCTTCAGGGTATTTCTATAAGAGATACGAACCGTATAGACGCGATCTTCGGTAAGGGTTGGTTTCGTATTGATGACCAGCATTTGAGTCGTTTCCAAAATGGTATGATTATGCAAGCGTAGTTTGCTGACATCGTTGAGGATGGAAATAGACGTAATATTCAACCCATGACTATTCAACGTTACCTGATTGGTTTTCGATTTCACTTTGAAGTTGATCGATACTTCGCCTTCGTATAATATAACATCCTGGAAATCTACTTTAATAGATAGCTCGTAAAAAGTCGGCACGATGGTTGCTGGCAAATCGTAATTCTCTTCGGTGATTTTCGTAATTCCGCCAAATAGGTCTCCGAGATCGAATTCGGCGCGAATCAGGTTCACGCTACATGCTAATAAAATTAGTAGGTTCAAAACAcgacacatttttttcttttgtttgttcTTGAAAACTACATTCGAGTATGTGTTATTAAATTACGTTCATGTCGACAAAATTCCAAGAACTGCTATGCTAAGTTTGCATCTGTGGTCGTGGATTCATTCTAATTTAGAGATTCgattgataaattttaatatgtttGATGATTTGATAAATCAAATGGTCTGACTTGAGAGATAATATATTGACGAGGATTATCATTTTCTAATTAATTCCGCGTTTCttcataaaatattgaattaataTTGTTCGTTTatcgagattttttggtaatgtaGGCCTATCAAACGATTTTAATAACGTTTGTTTGAGTGCGTGATGAGTTGATTTATTTTGATATAGTTACTGATCCTGAACTGATACAGGATATTAATAAATCTTTTCATGTGAAAATGGAGCCAAATGGATGATGGGAATGTGGTAAAGATCGAACATCGAGTCGTCAAAAGTGTCATTCTGCTGCTCAAAGATGGCATACTACACGACTATAtggggtatttttttaatggattggtgaattcaattcaattaaattatttattagtGTTTAGGCGCAGTATATCCTGTTATTTCATGAAGAGCTTGCTTAATATCATCACTATTCTTCtttatgataaatttttctattgcCCAAAAGCCCAAAACATACGAAATAAATATATTTGCTTACCTTACTTGCTCAACTTCCAATTAAGTTACTTACTGCTTTGTCGATATTATGTACTTTGTGGCATCGTTTTGTTTCTCAAGttttattctattttcaactttgctCTGAATCTTCTCTCGTTCTACTTCATTGCTAAGCACTAAATAAATTGgcttaaaatttccaaaattctgaattGTCATCCTTTTGACTTTCCAGCTGTTTCAATATTCGTTtggcttgaaaaaatatgccatTGGTAAtagaaagtaaatttttttcagatatatactacaaacattttcttactgtctGCAAATTGAAGTAATTGCAccattttattttgaacaaaaatttaccaattttgaaaaattcgttaatATGTAATATCtaagaaaatgtttgtatcATTTAAATGACtacctaacccatagtactcgagcaGACGAACAAATAATGTCATTACATGTGACCAATCACTCATCTTCACAATTGAAGGGGaaaacacaatttaaaaattcaaatttggggcactcgaaatctagaaatttaaaatcaagtttGCCCCCCTAATTTTGAAGATGGCAAGTGGTAATTGACATTATTTGTTTGTCCCCTCGAGTACTATGGATCAAGGGCATCATTTAAATaatacaaacattttcttaccgtctgcgaattgaaaaatgattcgaaagtTTGACACcctattcatcagaaatttctacgcaatttttaaatggcaataaattttattaattttcagttcATAGCCAATCAACAAGTTACCAAGTCTATCACCAGAACCCACCTAAGaagtttttgacttttaaaagttgaatttatggtaaaaaaatcacgaaaatgtcCTCAGAacctttgacatttttttttagtgctcATTGATTCCTTGGTGAATTTTAGTGACTGCAATCGCCAGGATTCTCCAATGAATCACcagacatttgaaaaatatttctatggccttcttgatttaaaaaaaaaaaacttcaatttcatATTTCTCAATCCCAGTGTTGCCACCGACTCGACGTTTATTAATTCGGCTAAACTATCTTAAATTttacaagatgaaaaaaatacctttatAAAAATGATATCACTTCATTTAAATACCAACTTATGCCCACACCATCGgattcaaatcacaaaaatttttacgGATTAGTAACTGGCCTAATTAaactaggtaagtataggtacctatactcgttcacatttatttttgaatgtaaTTTATTCTTTATACAATGAATAATAATCTTTAAACACCTGTCGCACTTCTTCATTGGGTATTttgaatctcaaaattttttctttctgggCAAAGTATCCGTAAAATAATTTCGTATTCTCAATGTAGGCCAAAAATCCATTTTCTAGCAGAATGGTGAAAAATGCATCGACATCGAAACTGTTGACATCAGCTAGACCGCGAATGATTtcggataatttttgataatgggCCACGTCAAGGGGTCTGATTACTTTGAAAGTGACATTACCAAGATTCAATAGCTCTCCAACTTTAGACCTTATTTCGGTATTATTCAAAAACATTGATAAGGCGTTCAGGGATCCGCTATCAATCCACGAATTTGGTGGAATATCGTTggtctgatttttgaaaaatctctggATCGAGTCTGGTCTGCACATAATCTGCCTAAGTTCTTTCAACTGGTATCCTCCTCTTTGGGCGTTAACTTCTCGGAATGTAAGAGGTGGGTAATCGAGAGCTTGAAGTTTAGCCGAAAGCTCCTCTTTGGTGAAGGCGAAATGGTAAGCAAACGGATGATTACCGAGGAAGGGTCGGAAAACAATGTTATTGTTTTCTTCGGTCAATGGTACCGAGTTTGTGCCCAAGACCAACAtgtattttatgtatttatCCATGTCGGCTTTGAATAAATTACCAATTACTTCGTCGACGATGTTTTTCACCATGTTCAAAGCGAGATGATGTTCTTTATTGGTAGCTGTGTCGATCAAGGGGGCATCAAAGTCGTCGATCAAAACAATCACCTGTTTATTGAAATAAGTATACAGGATTTCCACCAACTGATAAATACTTTGTTTGATATCGGCTGCTTTCAGTTCGTTTGGTTGGAAAATACTTTGCATAAAATTCAACTGAGCCCTTTCCTTGGCGTTTCCTTCTGGGTCATATCCGGTGGGGTATTTCTCACTGTATAGTTTATAAAGCCAATGATACTCTTGGTAAGCTTTACGAATTTTCGCGctcaatttgattaaaatttcaggaaTGGAGGGCCCAACGATATCGCTAAGTTCTAAATGAACGACCGGATATTCGGCCAAATGCGTTTCGTAAATGAGGTTATATTTCCTTACCAAGAATTTTGGATCGTTGAATAGCCGGAAATTACGAGTAtcattttt
The sequence above is a segment of the Planococcus citri chromosome 3, ihPlaCitr1.1, whole genome shotgun sequence genome. Coding sequences within it:
- the LOC135841020 gene encoding uncharacterized protein LOC135841020; translation: MILFWTLVHLAWLNIALGSRHAPGDFEAVSKDRYYIDKTVLIVRFFHFVEERKCQIITCPAGFIKSTNLDMIKRFVQIDVDEKGVAKAKNDTRNFRLFNDPKFLVRKYNLIYETHLAEYPVVHLELSDIVGPSIPEILIKLSAKIRKAYQEYHWLYKLYSEKYPTGYDPEGNAKERAQLNFMQSIFQPNELKAADIKQSIYQLVEILYTYFNKQVIVLIDDFDAPLIDTATNKEHHLALNMVKNIVDEVIGNLFKADMDKYIKYMLVLGTNSVPLTEENNNIVFRPFLGNHPFAYHFAFTKEELSAKLQALDYPPLTFREVNAQRGGYQLKELRQIMCRPDSIQRFFKNQTNDIPPNSWIDSGSLNALSMFLNNTEIRSKVGELLNLGNVTFKVIRPLDVAHYQKLSEIIRGLADVNSFDVDAFFTILLENGFLAYIENTKLFYGYFAQKEKILRFKIPNEEVRQVFKDYYSLYKE
- the LOC135841018 gene encoding aminopeptidase N-like, with translation MCRVLNLLILLACSVNLIRAEFDLGDLFGGITKITEENYDLPATIVPTFYELSIKVDFQDVILYEGEVSINFKVKSKTNQVTLNSHGLNITSISILNDVSKLRLHNHTILETTQMLVINTKPTLTEDRVYTVRISYRNTLKEGDSGFFLKSFMIENETQWIATTQFEPIFARNVFPCFDEPHFTSPFILHIARREEQDTLCNLPLIRTETDPENNNITWDTFGTQKSIPTYALTFMISNFDLLQLTEKQKLRSEAKRVPMASDAEKTLSKKMKSTINCIRQFTQIEMKEDQNNYEIYMVPSNAEFVLDDWELKLFGTTAFYYPKKDPLRNKEPMALNMARQYARKLITEYLGHVKWEYAWWNEALIAYTAHRVATEVESSYKLSEYYLINTYQKSLMADVYSYRTASTNNKPSVIMENYDNLAVHRGVGILTMLEHTVSPSVFQKAFHQYLRMCNSNISMTPYVLYDVIDKDIQRTRNNYPVGISYFMKLWTESSEYPLILMNTTHGDVEIRQEIYGSDENAKVLEWIVPLTYTTKKYKDFYETSPKVWLFPRQEVRLGNILENGDWILCNIQSTGYYRVNYDQSNWKALIQQLYSNHEEIDIISRSQLVDDILHLAIDERVDFHLALTLTNYLKNENSLLPWLSAINVFKNLILTYDQTSASIALRSYILELFQNIYHTIGFYGSRRDSYEVKISRPEFVYLACNLKLNDCVDKALVEFNNKKHDLSKISIDVREAVFCTVAKYYNQTELWTYLWNMYESPIYDYEKSLIIRSFKCFEETKILKTILYKINDQNENVLSDKHKQEAYKSVFLSKGGTRACLQYLEEILSESNAVYSINTVATIDYIISNMVIGNHEQLKLIHNLLAQMNDLNQTDYQGLVHALKSKYRESKESLSFIENVVRGINSAINSINPSNPPLKKSQSFKEKAESYVRRETDRFSYKKVAKAVFYDYLGPRVFGKYFQYISLLNFLDTSIPYERLVINLLKKVHVPDFLHRKTPQTEPPMQYDESS